A region from the Sphingopyxis lindanitolerans genome encodes:
- a CDS encoding glycosyltransferase family 4 protein yields the protein MYEVIDRAAFDEADWPAGAPKAAAQSGTRLALVGGFLPRRCGIATFTTDIHDSLKRAAPDLAVDIYAMTPATDAIAFDPETCSTITEGEAESFADAARRIEASGADVIWLQHEFGLFGGLAGDMIFELVDRISAPLIVTLHTVLADPDADQMRVMQRLIASASKLVVMSECSRLLLRTLYAADDEQIVVIPHGVPDRPFGRTQMFKAPAGLVGRDVVMTFGLLSPGKGIEAAIAALPAVIADCPDILYCIVGATHPNLLAREGEAYRERLQDQAKALGVEAHIKWIDAFLETDALLDLIEAADIYVTPYTGAGQSTSGTLAYAMALGKAVVSTPYVHATELLADGHGILVPFGDSPAIAREIVALLSDRERLGAMQRRAYQRGRQMIWSALAARLVALIDATKVNPWASPIPARVGIDGLLRICDDTGILQHSVHDIPDRAHGYCVDDNARALMLTHRLGKEAEPHRSRLTSIFAAFVEASWNEDSGQFRNFMDYRRNWLEDSGSEDSCGRTLWALGATAREGRSASTRLWAGRLFIRAAPSMSAFRSPRAIAFAMLGADYLLAVDEENAPAMTMLQQGTDRLLALYEQASTPDWHWFEPVLAYDNGRIPEALIRAGIRLRRADATQCGLDTLRWLNTAQIAPAGHFRPVGSDSFGRHHELPRPFDQQPVEAWAAIDAASAAYDLTGDAIWLTHAQRAYRWFSGANDRGLAVGDPHSGTCRDGINRRGLNLNEGAESVLAYQHASCALRALTAKIH from the coding sequence ATGTACGAAGTCATCGATCGCGCAGCCTTCGACGAAGCGGACTGGCCGGCAGGCGCGCCCAAAGCCGCCGCGCAATCGGGAACGCGCCTCGCGCTTGTCGGCGGCTTCCTTCCGCGGCGATGCGGGATCGCAACATTCACGACCGACATCCATGACTCGCTGAAGCGCGCCGCTCCGGACCTTGCTGTCGATATCTATGCCATGACGCCCGCGACCGATGCGATCGCTTTCGACCCCGAAACCTGTTCGACGATCACCGAAGGCGAGGCCGAAAGCTTTGCCGACGCGGCGCGTCGGATCGAGGCGAGCGGCGCCGACGTGATTTGGCTTCAGCATGAATTCGGCCTGTTCGGCGGGCTCGCCGGGGACATGATTTTCGAACTCGTCGATCGCATCAGCGCCCCGCTTATCGTCACGCTTCACACGGTACTCGCCGACCCCGACGCCGATCAGATGCGGGTGATGCAAAGGCTGATCGCAAGCGCCAGCAAGCTGGTCGTCATGTCCGAATGCTCGCGTCTCTTGCTGAGGACGCTCTATGCCGCCGATGACGAGCAGATCGTCGTCATCCCGCACGGCGTGCCCGACCGCCCGTTCGGGCGAACCCAAATGTTCAAAGCCCCGGCGGGCCTGGTCGGCCGTGATGTCGTCATGACGTTCGGCCTGCTGTCGCCCGGCAAGGGCATCGAGGCCGCGATCGCGGCGCTGCCTGCGGTGATCGCCGATTGTCCCGACATCCTCTATTGCATCGTCGGCGCGACGCATCCCAACCTGCTGGCACGCGAAGGCGAGGCCTATCGCGAACGGCTGCAGGACCAGGCGAAGGCGTTGGGGGTCGAAGCCCATATCAAATGGATCGATGCCTTTCTGGAAACCGATGCCTTGCTCGACCTGATCGAGGCCGCCGACATCTATGTCACCCCCTATACCGGCGCGGGCCAGTCGACGTCGGGAACGCTTGCCTATGCCATGGCGCTTGGAAAGGCCGTCGTGTCGACGCCCTATGTTCATGCGACCGAACTGCTGGCCGACGGGCACGGCATCCTCGTACCCTTTGGCGACAGCCCGGCGATCGCGAGGGAAATCGTGGCGCTGCTGAGCGACCGCGAGCGGCTCGGCGCGATGCAAAGGCGCGCGTACCAGCGCGGGCGGCAAATGATCTGGTCGGCGCTTGCCGCGCGGCTCGTCGCGCTGATCGACGCGACCAAGGTGAACCCATGGGCTTCGCCGATTCCCGCGCGTGTCGGAATCGATGGCTTGCTCCGCATTTGCGACGACACCGGCATCCTCCAGCACAGCGTCCACGACATTCCCGACCGGGCGCACGGCTATTGCGTCGACGACAATGCGCGCGCGCTGATGCTGACGCACCGGCTGGGCAAGGAGGCCGAGCCGCATCGCAGCCGGCTGACCAGCATTTTCGCCGCCTTCGTCGAGGCGTCTTGGAACGAGGATAGCGGGCAGTTTCGAAACTTCATGGATTATCGCCGGAACTGGCTGGAAGACAGCGGATCCGAGGATAGTTGCGGACGAACGCTCTGGGCCCTTGGCGCCACCGCGCGCGAAGGCCGGAGCGCGAGCACCCGCTTATGGGCCGGGCGGCTGTTCATCCGCGCCGCGCCCTCGATGTCCGCTTTCCGTTCGCCGCGCGCGATCGCCTTCGCGATGCTGGGCGCCGACTATCTCCTCGCCGTCGATGAAGAAAATGCCCCCGCAATGACAATGTTGCAGCAGGGCACCGATCGGCTTCTCGCGCTTTACGAACAGGCGTCGACGCCCGACTGGCACTGGTTCGAGCCCGTGCTGGCCTATGACAATGGCCGCATCCCCGAAGCGCTCATTCGCGCCGGCATCAGGCTGCGCCGCGCCGACGCGACCCAGTGCGGCCTCGACACGCTCCGCTGGCTCAACACCGCCCAGATCGCGCCTGCGGGTCATTTCCGGCCGGTGGGTTCGGACAGCTTTGGCCGGCATCACGAATTGCCCCGCCCCTTCGACCAGCAACCGGTCGAGGCCTGGGCGGCGATCGACGCCGCCTCGGCGGCCTATGACCTCACGGGCGACGCGATCTGGCTTACGCACGCCCAGCGGGCCTATCGCTGGTTTTCGGGAGCCAACGACCGCGGACTTGCTGTTGGCGATCCGCACTCGGGTACGTGCCGCGACGGCATCAACCGGCGCGGCCTGAACCTTAACGAGGGCGCCGAATCGGTCCTGGCCTATCAGCACGCAAGCTGCGCCCTTCGCGCCTTGACGGCCAAAATCCATTAG
- a CDS encoding glycoside hydrolase family 130 protein encodes MRLHADPTRVVVRPFHLAWQASGPDLARVQRLAHDVIGLDMRTVRSELGSVLRDFADRHWQIEKVFEERFVEIEPRLGLDGSVLKREMRLLIGAYFCHEYSYAAAALMNPSVVRHPDQTGLQEGSVRILLSLRAVGEGHISTIAFREGIVSPGRELTLMPQPTFATAAMLGTHQADNQEDRISVHRDPDSSISGTVIFPITEAQRNGLEDLRLVEFERDSGKSEWIGTYTAYSGRDIRSELLRTRDFRDFTLTPIKGGAGRNKGMALFPRKIDGKFCMIGRQDGKNLYLLRSDSIDHWEGGELLLEPRFPWEFVQIGNCGAPIELDEGWLVLTHGVGAMRKYAIGAVLLDKEDPSKLLGRTPNPLLSAADEDREGYVPNVVYTCGAIRVGDDLFLPYGVADSSVCFVFMPIADILAAMETQA; translated from the coding sequence ATGCGGCTCCACGCGGACCCGACCCGGGTCGTGGTGCGACCGTTTCATCTGGCCTGGCAGGCATCGGGCCCCGATCTGGCCCGGGTGCAGCGGCTCGCGCATGATGTCATCGGTCTCGACATGCGGACCGTGCGAAGCGAACTGGGTTCGGTCCTGCGCGATTTCGCCGATCGGCACTGGCAAATCGAAAAAGTGTTCGAAGAGCGCTTCGTCGAAATCGAGCCCAGGCTCGGCCTCGACGGATCGGTCTTGAAGCGCGAAATGCGGCTCCTGATCGGGGCCTATTTCTGTCACGAATACAGCTATGCCGCGGCGGCGCTGATGAACCCGAGCGTGGTACGGCACCCCGATCAGACAGGGTTGCAGGAGGGCAGCGTTCGCATTCTCCTTTCGCTACGCGCGGTCGGCGAAGGGCATATTTCGACGATCGCCTTTCGCGAAGGGATCGTGTCGCCGGGGCGAGAATTGACGCTGATGCCCCAGCCGACCTTTGCGACCGCGGCCATGCTGGGCACGCATCAGGCGGACAATCAGGAAGATCGCATCTCGGTTCACCGCGATCCCGACAGCAGTATTTCGGGCACCGTCATCTTCCCGATCACCGAGGCGCAGCGCAACGGGCTCGAGGACCTGCGCCTCGTCGAGTTCGAACGCGATAGCGGCAAAAGCGAATGGATCGGCACCTACACCGCCTACAGCGGCCGCGATATTCGCTCGGAACTGCTTCGCACGCGCGATTTCCGCGATTTCACGCTGACCCCGATCAAGGGCGGCGCCGGCCGCAACAAGGGCATGGCGCTGTTTCCGCGCAAGATTGACGGAAAATTCTGCATGATTGGTCGGCAGGACGGCAAGAATCTCTACCTGCTGCGGTCGGATTCGATCGATCATTGGGAGGGCGGCGAGCTGCTGCTCGAACCCCGTTTCCCCTGGGAATTCGTCCAGATCGGCAATTGCGGCGCCCCGATCGAGCTGGACGAAGGCTGGCTGGTGCTGACGCATGGTGTCGGGGCGATGCGAAAATATGCGATCGGCGCGGTCTTGCTCGACAAGGAGGATCCGTCAAAACTGCTCGGCCGAACCCCGAACCCGCTTCTGTCCGCCGCGGACGAAGATCGCGAAGGCTATGTGCCCAACGTCGTCTATACCTGCGGCGCCATCCGCGTCGGCGACGATCTCTTCCTCCCTTATGGAGTCGCTGACAGTTCGGTGTGTTTTGTTTTCATGCCGATTGCAGACATATTGGCGGCCATGGAAACGCAGGCCTGA
- a CDS encoding HAD-IIB family hydrolase — MKQLIAFDLDGTLAESKQPLDAAMGDALADLLNVVEVAVISGGDWPQFEKQVASRLPARANSARLWLMPTTGTKLYRHGSGAWRPVYAELFADKEKQRIFEAFDASLRATGFVPETVWGERIEDRGSQITFSALGQEAPIHAKEKWDPDFAKRKVIQRDLRERLPGLSINMGGATSIDVTREGVDKAYGLTKLRDASGIALDAMLFVGDAIFPGGNDYPAKTLGLDTVCVRDPGETRAVIEMIIACLKWAPATGSATRHASAANDRAQLVLGAEA, encoded by the coding sequence GTGAAACAGCTCATTGCCTTCGACCTCGATGGGACGCTTGCCGAGAGCAAACAGCCGCTCGACGCCGCGATGGGAGACGCGCTCGCCGATCTTCTGAATGTGGTCGAGGTCGCGGTAATCTCGGGCGGCGATTGGCCCCAGTTCGAAAAGCAGGTCGCGTCGCGGCTTCCCGCCCGGGCGAACAGCGCACGCCTGTGGCTCATGCCGACGACGGGCACCAAACTCTATAGGCATGGTTCCGGCGCATGGCGGCCGGTTTATGCCGAACTGTTCGCGGACAAGGAAAAGCAGCGCATATTCGAGGCATTCGATGCGTCACTCCGAGCCACCGGCTTTGTTCCCGAGACGGTGTGGGGCGAGCGCATCGAGGACCGCGGGAGCCAGATCACCTTTTCGGCGCTGGGCCAGGAGGCCCCGATTCATGCCAAGGAAAAATGGGATCCCGACTTTGCGAAGCGCAAGGTCATTCAGCGCGATCTTCGTGAGCGCCTGCCTGGGCTTTCGATCAACATGGGCGGCGCGACGTCGATCGACGTTACCCGCGAAGGGGTCGACAAGGCATATGGCCTGACGAAATTGCGCGATGCCAGCGGCATCGCGCTCGATGCCATGCTCTTCGTCGGCGATGCGATTTTCCCCGGTGGCAATGACTATCCCGCCAAGACCCTGGGCCTGGATACCGTGTGCGTTCGCGATCCGGGCGAGACCCGCGCCGTCATCGAAATGATCATCGCCTGCCTGAAATGGGCGCCCGCCACGGGGTCGGCAACCCGTCATGCGTCGGCGGCGAACGACCGCGCACAGCTGGTGCTGGGAGCGGAGGCATGA
- a CDS encoding NADP-dependent oxidoreductase: protein MPAETVNRQWLLARRPNGQVSVEDFARHDAPMPRADLAAGEILVRNLMFGFDPAQRGWMDDAPSYLPPIMIDEVVRGSAAARVIASANPAYPEGSMVRGLFGWQDYAVAARAGDPDLVSIPEDIAPEEALGIFGAASLTAYVGMFDVGRLRAGDCVLVSGAAGAVGSVAIQIARLAGARVLGIAGGAEKCRWLVEDYGADAAIDYRCEDVRARLGALAPDGIDLFFDNVGGTILEGGIAHIARFGRIVLCGAISGYNDVRGAVGPRNLMRMISQRAEMCGFILLDHLDRVPAAMADLRQWVRGGQIHYRTDIQHGFGAVPQTFLRLFSGSNQGKQLLRIDGTE from the coding sequence ATGCCCGCAGAGACCGTCAATCGCCAATGGCTGCTCGCGCGGCGTCCCAACGGGCAGGTCAGCGTGGAGGATTTTGCACGGCATGACGCGCCGATGCCGCGTGCCGATCTGGCCGCGGGCGAAATCCTCGTCCGTAACCTCATGTTCGGCTTCGACCCCGCGCAGCGCGGATGGATGGATGATGCCCCGAGCTATCTGCCCCCGATCATGATCGATGAGGTCGTGCGCGGCAGCGCGGCCGCGCGTGTGATCGCGTCGGCGAACCCGGCCTATCCCGAAGGTTCGATGGTGCGGGGGTTGTTCGGGTGGCAGGATTATGCCGTCGCGGCGCGAGCGGGCGACCCCGACCTGGTGTCCATTCCCGAAGATATAGCGCCCGAAGAGGCATTGGGTATATTCGGCGCCGCAAGCCTTACCGCCTATGTCGGCATGTTTGATGTCGGTCGGCTTCGCGCGGGGGATTGCGTGCTCGTCTCGGGCGCGGCGGGTGCGGTCGGATCGGTCGCTATCCAGATCGCGCGGCTTGCGGGCGCGCGCGTGCTCGGGATCGCCGGAGGCGCCGAGAAATGCCGCTGGCTGGTCGAGGATTATGGCGCCGACGCCGCGATCGACTATCGCTGCGAGGATGTCCGGGCGCGGCTTGGGGCGCTTGCACCCGATGGGATCGACCTGTTCTTCGACAATGTCGGCGGCACGATACTCGAGGGAGGGATCGCGCATATCGCGCGCTTCGGCCGGATCGTCCTGTGCGGTGCCATTTCGGGCTATAACGACGTGCGGGGCGCTGTCGGTCCGCGCAACCTGATGCGGATGATTTCGCAGCGGGCCGAGATGTGCGGCTTCATTCTGCTCGACCATCTCGATCGTGTGCCCGCCGCCATGGCCGACCTCAGGCAATGGGTTCGTGGCGGCCAAATCCACTATCGTACCGACATCCAGCACGGCTTCGGCGCCGTCCCGCAAACATTTCTGCGCCTGTTCAGCGGTTCGAATCAGGGCAAGCAATTGCTGCGGATCGACGGGACGGAGTAA
- a CDS encoding SDR family oxidoreductase, with translation MVDDQQRVALVTGGSRGIGRAIAERLLSDGMRVVICGRNAPGDLPRHDDAVAEFEACDVRSADAVQAMVARIFERHGRLDLVVNNAGGSPEAEAASASPRFSERILALNLLAPLHVAQAANRIMQAQESGGSIVNIASVSGARPSPGTAVYGAAKAGLLSLTESLAMEWGPKVRVNAIVVGLVATEAAADHYGGAEGMKRIDAMLPLGRMAHGSDIAGVVSFLASPDAAYISGARIAAHGGGERPVFLSLAQAG, from the coding sequence ATGGTGGACGACCAACAGCGCGTGGCGCTTGTGACCGGCGGCAGCCGCGGCATCGGCCGCGCGATCGCGGAGCGCTTGCTGAGCGACGGGATGCGGGTCGTGATCTGCGGCCGCAATGCCCCCGGCGACTTGCCGCGCCACGATGATGCGGTGGCGGAGTTCGAGGCGTGCGACGTGCGTTCGGCGGACGCGGTTCAGGCGATGGTCGCCCGGATTTTCGAACGCCACGGTCGGCTCGATCTGGTGGTGAACAACGCGGGGGGATCGCCCGAAGCCGAAGCGGCTTCGGCTTCGCCGCGCTTTTCGGAGCGCATCCTCGCGCTCAACCTGCTCGCGCCGCTCCATGTCGCACAGGCGGCAAACCGCATCATGCAGGCGCAGGAAAGCGGCGGCAGCATCGTCAATATCGCCAGCGTTTCGGGCGCGCGGCCTTCGCCGGGCACCGCGGTCTATGGCGCGGCCAAGGCCGGATTGTTGAGCCTCACCGAATCGCTCGCCATGGAATGGGGGCCGAAGGTGCGCGTCAACGCGATCGTCGTCGGGCTGGTCGCCACCGAGGCGGCGGCCGATCATTATGGCGGCGCCGAAGGTATGAAGCGCATCGACGCGATGCTGCCGCTCGGGCGCATGGCGCACGGGTCCGATATCGCCGGCGTCGTCAGTTTCCTGGCGTCGCCCGATGCGGCCTATATCAGCGGGGCCAGGATCGCCGCGCACGGCGGCGGTGAGCGGCCTGTCTTTCTGAGCCTTGCCCAGGCGGGCTGA
- a CDS encoding CoA transferase subunit A, producing the protein MNKQLTVEQFVASLKSGMTIGIGGWGPRRKPMALVRAILRSDLTDLTIVAYGGPEVGMLCAAGKVKKLIFGFVSMDAIPLEPYFRKAREAGTLDILELDEGMLQWGLKAAAFRLPFLPTHVGLGTDVMTHGGFRTVQSPYDDGEVVLAMPPLRLDAALLHVHRADKLGNIQALGPDTYYDEWFARAADQSFVSAEEVVDRMDHSYPEDARANIVERCFIHGVVEAPLGAHPTSMPPSYGWDMKHLKAYAASARQEGGWDAYVAGVIGADEAGYLDRVGGKDTVAALPLPIF; encoded by the coding sequence TTGAACAAGCAACTGACCGTCGAGCAGTTCGTCGCCTCGCTGAAGAGCGGGATGACGATCGGGATTGGAGGCTGGGGCCCACGCCGCAAGCCGATGGCACTGGTCCGCGCCATTTTGCGTTCGGACCTCACCGACCTGACGATCGTCGCCTATGGCGGCCCCGAAGTCGGCATGCTCTGCGCCGCGGGCAAGGTGAAGAAGCTGATCTTCGGCTTCGTCTCGATGGATGCGATCCCGCTCGAACCTTATTTTCGCAAGGCGCGCGAGGCCGGAACCCTCGACATTCTCGAGCTTGACGAAGGCATGCTGCAATGGGGGCTCAAGGCTGCGGCGTTCCGCCTGCCTTTCCTCCCCACCCATGTCGGTCTCGGCACCGATGTCATGACGCATGGCGGCTTCCGGACCGTCCAGTCACCCTATGACGATGGCGAGGTCGTGCTGGCGATGCCGCCGCTGCGGCTCGACGCCGCGCTGCTCCACGTTCACCGCGCCGACAAGCTCGGCAATATCCAGGCGCTCGGCCCCGACACCTATTATGACGAATGGTTCGCGCGCGCCGCCGACCAAAGCTTCGTTTCGGCCGAAGAAGTCGTCGATCGCATGGACCATAGCTATCCCGAGGATGCGCGCGCCAACATCGTCGAGCGTTGCTTCATCCACGGCGTGGTCGAAGCGCCGCTGGGCGCGCACCCGACCTCGATGCCGCCGTCCTACGGCTGGGACATGAAGCACCTCAAGGCCTATGCCGCGAGCGCGCGCCAGGAGGGCGGCTGGGACGCCTATGTGGCGGGCGTCATCGGCGCCGACGAAGCCGGCTACCTCGACCGTGTCGGCGGCAAGGATACTGTCGCCGCCCTCCCCCTTCCCATCTTCTGA
- a CDS encoding CoA-transferase subunit beta produces the protein MTTAPEFSLCEQLIVAASEAWRGNGELVATGIGPAPRLAASLAKVTHTPELMMTDGEAYLVEDPVPLGPRGYDDRKPAGYLPFSRFFDAAVWPGKRHAMVTPSQIDRFGQTNISYLGGTYDQPKVQMLGARGFPGNSICHINSMFVPAHSKRVFVEGEVDMVSSVGYNPARRIAGATFDRVDLRLIVTDLCVMDFGGTDHAIRVVMLHPGVTFDQVQEATGFALQAAAEIEETAAPTAEQLAIIARLDPHNLRATVLKDNPAGKRT, from the coding sequence ATGACCACCGCACCCGAATTTTCGCTCTGCGAACAGTTGATCGTCGCCGCCTCCGAAGCGTGGCGCGGCAATGGCGAACTCGTCGCGACCGGCATCGGCCCGGCGCCTCGCCTCGCCGCCTCGCTCGCCAAGGTGACGCACACCCCCGAACTGATGATGACCGACGGCGAGGCGTATCTGGTCGAGGACCCGGTGCCGCTCGGCCCGCGCGGCTATGACGACCGCAAGCCCGCGGGCTACCTGCCCTTCTCGCGTTTCTTCGACGCCGCGGTGTGGCCCGGCAAGCGCCACGCAATGGTCACGCCGAGCCAGATCGACCGTTTCGGCCAGACGAACATCTCCTATCTCGGCGGCACCTACGACCAACCAAAGGTGCAGATGCTCGGCGCGCGCGGCTTTCCGGGCAACAGCATCTGCCACATCAACTCGATGTTCGTTCCCGCCCACTCGAAGCGCGTCTTCGTCGAGGGCGAGGTCGATATGGTGTCGAGCGTCGGTTATAATCCCGCGCGGCGCATCGCGGGCGCGACTTTCGACCGGGTCGACCTGCGGCTGATCGTCACCGATCTTTGCGTGATGGATTTCGGCGGCACGGACCATGCGATCCGCGTCGTGATGCTCCACCCTGGCGTCACTTTCGATCAGGTGCAGGAAGCGACCGGCTTCGCGCTCCAGGCCGCGGCCGAGATCGAGGAAACGGCCGCCCCTACCGCCGAGCAGCTCGCGATCATCGCGCGGCTCGACCCGCATAATCTGCGCGCGACCGTGCTCAAGGACAATCCCGCGGGCAAGAGGACCTGA
- a CDS encoding enoyl-CoA hydratase, producing MTEQNDGLVPPVDETPVYETDTPILYEAADGIAWVTLNRPQYHNVQNSQMTYALDDAFVRAVNDDAVKVIVLKSDAKHFSAGHDIGTPGRDFHSPVERRLMWYDHSTKAGAEKAYAREQEQYLGMCKRWRDIPKPTIAQVHGGCIAGGLMLAWVCDLIIASDDAFFQDPVLQMGFPGLEYFAHCHELNVRLAKEFLFLGDRMSAERAREAGMVNRVVPRAELADEVARIAARIATQPRLALQLAKQACNHMETLAGKNAGIDAAFGYHHFAHANNSLVKGDYIAGFDGKKMAEANKKDVAKKDQGEG from the coding sequence ATGACAGAGCAGAATGACGGGCTCGTCCCGCCGGTCGATGAAACCCCGGTCTATGAAACCGATACGCCGATCCTCTATGAAGCGGCGGACGGCATTGCGTGGGTGACGCTCAACCGCCCGCAATATCACAATGTCCAGAACAGCCAGATGACCTATGCGCTCGACGACGCCTTCGTCCGCGCGGTCAATGACGATGCGGTCAAGGTCATCGTCCTGAAATCGGACGCCAAACATTTCAGCGCCGGGCACGACATCGGCACACCGGGACGCGACTTCCACTCGCCCGTCGAGCGCCGGCTGATGTGGTACGATCACTCGACCAAGGCGGGCGCCGAAAAAGCCTATGCCCGCGAACAGGAACAATATCTGGGCATGTGCAAAAGGTGGCGGGACATTCCCAAGCCGACCATCGCGCAGGTCCACGGCGGCTGCATCGCGGGCGGGCTGATGCTGGCCTGGGTGTGCGACCTCATCATCGCCTCGGACGATGCCTTCTTTCAGGACCCGGTGCTCCAGATGGGGTTTCCGGGCCTCGAATATTTCGCGCATTGCCACGAACTCAATGTCCGGCTGGCCAAGGAGTTTCTGTTCCTCGGCGACCGGATGAGCGCCGAGCGCGCGCGCGAAGCCGGGATGGTCAACCGCGTCGTGCCGCGCGCCGAATTGGCGGACGAGGTCGCACGCATCGCGGCGCGGATCGCGACGCAGCCCCGCCTCGCGCTGCAACTCGCGAAGCAGGCGTGCAACCATATGGAGACGCTGGCGGGCAAGAATGCCGGGATCGACGCGGCGTTCGGCTATCATCATTTCGCCCACGCCAACAACAGCCTGGTCAAGGGCGACTATATCGCCGGGTTCGACGGCAAGAAGATGGCCGAAGCCAACAAGAAAGACGTCGCCAAGAAGGATCAGGGGGAAGGCTGA
- a CDS encoding NAD(P)H-dependent flavin oxidoreductase → MADPLATLLTERLGCRLPVIQTAMGWIATPGLVIASSEAGAFGFLAGAVMQPAELEAAILAVKKGTKQPFGVNFHMFQPGAAEIVEIILKHRDQIRAVSFGRGPDATMIGRFKDAGILCVPTVGAVKHAQKMVQLGVDMVTVQGGEGGGHTGSVASTILLPQVLDAVKVPVIAAGGFDDGRGLAAALAYGAVGIAMGTRFLMTRESPIPDVTKARYVGAGTDDILVSTKVDGLPQRMIRNALLDRIERSSGLGIWRRAIESGLAMKRQTGASFGELFRAAKGMTSHGGLTLPQAMMAASAPMLIQKAVVEGDPDHGLMATGLVAGRLADLPSCAELLGGIERDARARLAALSFPASTGV, encoded by the coding sequence ATGGCCGATCCGCTCGCCACCCTTCTGACCGAACGGCTCGGCTGCCGACTGCCGGTGATCCAGACCGCGATGGGCTGGATCGCGACGCCGGGCCTGGTGATCGCGTCGAGCGAGGCGGGCGCTTTCGGTTTCCTCGCGGGCGCGGTGATGCAGCCCGCCGAGCTTGAGGCGGCGATCCTTGCGGTGAAGAAGGGCACGAAGCAGCCCTTCGGCGTCAATTTCCATATGTTCCAGCCGGGCGCGGCGGAGATTGTCGAGATCATCCTGAAACACCGCGACCAGATCCGCGCGGTCAGCTTTGGGCGCGGGCCCGATGCGACAATGATCGGCCGTTTCAAGGATGCGGGCATCCTCTGCGTGCCCACCGTCGGCGCGGTCAAGCATGCGCAGAAGATGGTGCAGCTTGGCGTCGACATGGTGACGGTGCAGGGCGGCGAAGGCGGCGGGCATACCGGGTCGGTCGCCTCGACCATATTGCTGCCGCAGGTGCTCGATGCGGTGAAGGTGCCCGTGATCGCCGCGGGCGGCTTTGACGACGGGCGCGGGCTCGCGGCGGCGCTGGCCTATGGCGCGGTCGGGATCGCGATGGGTACCCGCTTCCTGATGACGCGCGAAAGCCCGATCCCCGACGTGACCAAGGCGCGCTATGTCGGCGCGGGCACCGACGACATTCTGGTATCGACCAAGGTCGACGGCCTGCCGCAGCGGATGATCCGCAATGCGCTGCTCGATCGCATCGAGCGGTCGAGCGGCCTCGGCATTTGGCGCCGCGCGATCGAAAGCGGGCTCGCGATGAAGCGCCAGACCGGCGCGTCGTTCGGCGAATTGTTCCGCGCCGCGAAGGGCATGACCAGCCACGGCGGGCTGACGCTGCCACAGGCGATGATGGCGGCGTCGGCGCCGATGCTGATCCAGAAAGCGGTGGTCGAGGGCGATCCCGACCATGGCCTGATGGCGACCGGCCTCGTCGCCGGACGGCTTGCCGACCTGCCGAGTTGCGCCGAACTGCTCGGCGGCATCGAACGCGACGCGCGCGCGCGCCTCGCTGCGCTTTCCTTTCCTGCATCAACGGGGGTCTGA
- a CDS encoding enoyl-CoA hydratase family protein → MPIHIEIKDRIAEIIFDVPPVNAFDSATWNSLPAIIRDAGQNPDVNVVLIRAAESARGFCGGVDIKEMQAHPERITLLNRGNYLTFKAVRDCEVPVVVAVHKFVIGGGIGICGASDTIIAADDAYFSLPEVDRGAMGGASHLSRMLPLHKVRAAFFTGGNIPVEEAYRLGAVEKIVPRDALTQEARAFASVIAGKSRKALVLAKEALNGLEPRDVDHGYRWEQGFTLEMYMHEDSQKARDAFVDTGKAAEF, encoded by the coding sequence ATGCCGATCCATATCGAGATCAAGGACCGCATCGCCGAGATTATCTTCGACGTGCCGCCGGTCAACGCGTTCGACAGCGCGACGTGGAACAGCCTGCCCGCGATCATCCGCGACGCGGGACAGAATCCCGACGTCAATGTCGTCCTCATCCGCGCTGCCGAAAGCGCGCGCGGCTTTTGCGGCGGCGTCGACATCAAGGAGATGCAGGCGCACCCCGAACGCATCACTTTGCTCAATCGCGGCAATTATCTGACCTTCAAGGCGGTGCGCGACTGCGAGGTGCCGGTGGTCGTCGCGGTGCATAAATTCGTGATCGGCGGCGGCATCGGCATTTGCGGCGCGAGCGACACGATCATCGCCGCCGACGATGCCTATTTCTCGCTGCCCGAGGTCGATCGCGGCGCGATGGGCGGCGCCTCGCATCTGTCGCGGATGCTGCCGCTGCACAAGGTGCGCGCCGCCTTCTTCACCGGCGGCAATATTCCGGTCGAGGAAGCATATCGGCTCGGCGCGGTCGAGAAGATCGTGCCGCGCGACGCGCTGACCCAGGAAGCGCGCGCCTTTGCGAGCGTCATCGCGGGCAAATCGCGCAAGGCGCTGGTCCTCGCCAAGGAAGCGCTGAACGGGCTCGAACCGCGCGACGTCGATCATGGCTATCGCTGGGAACAGGGCTTCACGCTCGAAATGTATATGCACGAGGATAGCCAGAAGGCGCGCGACGCCTTTGTCGACACCGGCAAGGCGGCCGAATTCTGA